A region of Sulfurimonas sp. DNA encodes the following proteins:
- a CDS encoding toxin-antitoxin system YwqK family antitoxin → MNKKIGLILVVLLAITSLNAEVKKTLYKNGKVKFEKTYKNGKLNGNARVYYKSGRIKTKTYFVNGKVDGVTYGYYKNGRLKAKIPMRKGKINGTQKEFYANSQLKSVSMYKMDKLVGHKKIYYSNGNMKAKLNFDDNGNFYGTQKEYYKNGNMKYKVSMDNGKAKKGRIYELDGESRKMNEGDFEKLGF, encoded by the coding sequence ATGAATAAAAAAATAGGACTTATTTTAGTGGTATTATTAGCAATAACATCACTTAATGCAGAGGTAAAAAAAACTCTATATAAAAATGGAAAAGTAAAGTTTGAGAAAACTTATAAAAATGGAAAGTTAAACGGTAACGCAAGAGTTTATTACAAAAGTGGACGCATAAAAACAAAAACATATTTTGTAAATGGTAAGGTAGATGGAGTTACTTATGGTTACTATAAAAATGGTAGATTAAAAGCAAAAATTCCTATGAGAAAAGGTAAAATAAATGGAACTCAAAAAGAATTTTATGCAAACTCGCAGTTAAAATCTGTAAGTATGTATAAGATGGATAAATTAGTTGGACATAAGAAAATTTATTATTCAAATGGAAATATGAAAGCAAAGCTAAATTTTGATGATAATGGAAATTTTTATGGAACTCAAAAAGAATATTATAAAAATGGAAATATGAAATATAAAGTTTCTATGGATAATGGTAAAGCTAAAAAAGGTCGCATCTATGAGTTAGATGGTGAAAGTAGAAAAATGAACGAAGGTGATTTTGAAAAATTAGGATTTTAA
- a CDS encoding efflux RND transporter permease subunit, with protein MEELIYGIIGSKAKRKKVILYIVLAFLFSIMLIPTKLVLAKMLPGKSANTFSIYVDTATNSSLEETRAVANCVLGYLKKEEAVKNVEVYLAQGAPLDYAGLVKGSALKRMKNQAEMVVNLSDKNSRDEASYKMVHRIRPIIQKACQTLTNYRTVKFVEMPSGPPTFATLEINIFGKDDNLMRRTAERVAMILGKTDGLVDIDVMQDDIYPYFEIIPDKEKIIKSGLSVDQVNNILYIAFEGMVVAVKNSKKQQDQIPIFVRLDDKSREIRSNSKSAIYFKLSRLKLLNQRGMMIPIREVISVNEIPSSPTIFRKNLQNFVSISAECDLVSQLYPLLEARDTIIEKLSDDFNVTKVDGMSTYMFDLNLVEKNSGKKLLLRWDGEMKVSLDTFRDLGGAFIAALILMFLLMVMYYKSFALSGIILLASFLSIIGVITGHFITDMISLFFADINFFLTATSLIGFISLMGISARSSLLLIDFSMALIEKGVEKKRAIAISTATRAKPIVMTAVAIILGSLLLSTDPIFGGLGVALIFGSIASTVVSLFLVPVLIVNTVAICPKGMDHRHHECHGGIDKHVDPEEMGL; from the coding sequence ATGGAAGAACTTATTTATGGCATCATAGGTTCAAAAGCTAAAAGAAAAAAAGTGATTTTATATATAGTATTGGCTTTTTTATTTTCTATAATGCTCATTCCTACAAAGTTGGTCTTGGCAAAAATGCTACCTGGGAAAAGTGCAAATACCTTTAGCATCTATGTTGATACAGCAACAAATAGCTCCTTAGAAGAAACTAGAGCTGTAGCAAACTGTGTTTTAGGGTATTTAAAAAAAGAAGAAGCTGTAAAAAATGTTGAAGTATATTTAGCTCAAGGTGCACCACTTGATTATGCAGGATTGGTTAAAGGTAGTGCTTTAAAAAGAATGAAAAATCAGGCTGAAATGGTTGTAAACCTTAGTGATAAAAATTCTCGTGATGAAGCATCATATAAAATGGTGCATAGAATTCGTCCTATAATACAAAAAGCTTGCCAAACTTTAACTAATTATAGAACCGTAAAATTTGTAGAGATGCCATCAGGTCCACCAACTTTTGCAACTTTAGAGATTAATATTTTTGGTAAAGATGATAACTTGATGCGTAGGACTGCTGAGCGAGTAGCTATGATATTAGGTAAAACTGATGGTTTAGTTGATATAGATGTTATGCAAGATGACATATATCCATATTTTGAAATCATTCCAGATAAAGAAAAAATTATAAAAAGTGGTCTTAGTGTTGATCAGGTAAATAATATTTTATATATTGCTTTTGAGGGCATGGTTGTTGCTGTTAAAAACTCTAAAAAACAACAAGATCAAATTCCGATTTTTGTTCGTCTTGATGATAAAAGTAGAGAGATAAGGTCAAATTCCAAATCAGCGATATACTTTAAACTGTCAAGATTAAAACTATTAAATCAAAGAGGCATGATGATACCCATAAGAGAGGTTATAAGTGTAAATGAGATTCCATCAAGTCCAACTATTTTTAGAAAAAATTTACAAAATTTTGTAAGCATTAGTGCAGAATGTGATTTAGTTTCTCAGCTATACCCACTTTTAGAAGCTAGGGATACTATAATAGAGAAACTATCGGATGATTTTAATGTTACAAAAGTAGACGGAATGTCAACTTACATGTTTGACTTAAATTTAGTAGAAAAAAATTCAGGTAAAAAATTGTTGCTTAGATGGGATGGAGAGATGAAAGTTTCTCTTGATACCTTTCGTGACTTAGGTGGTGCTTTTATAGCAGCTCTTATTTTAATGTTCTTACTTATGGTAATGTATTACAAGTCATTTGCCTTGAGTGGTATTATTTTATTAGCAAGTTTTTTGTCTATCATTGGAGTAATTACAGGGCATTTTATTACAGATATGATTTCACTTTTTTTTGCGGACATCAACTTTTTTTTAACAGCCACTTCACTCATTGGTTTTATCTCTTTAATGGGAATTAGTGCTAGAAGTTCATTGTTACTAATAGATTTTTCTATGGCACTTATAGAAAAAGGTGTAGAGAAAAAAAGAGCTATTGCTATCTCAACAGCAACAAGAGCGAAGCCTATTGTTATGACAGCGGTTGCAATTATTTTAGGTTCATTGTTGCTCTCAACTGACCCTATTTTTGGTGGATTAGGTGTTGCTTTGATTTTTGGCTCTATCGCTTCTACTGTGGTGTCTTTGTTCCTTGTTCCTGTTCTCATAGTAAATACTGTGGCGATTTGTCCCAAAGGAATGGATCATAGACATCATGAATGTCATGGAGGGATTGATAAACATGTGGACCCTGAAGAGATGGGGTTATAA
- the recQ gene encoding DNA helicase RecQ gives MSKFEILKNTFGHDKFRASQEEAIDAILSKKDLITILPTGGGKSLCYQLPSLMMEGVTIVISPLIALMQDQVNALVNSSINAHMINSSQNYEEIQETTKKLLAGEIKLLYIAPERFSANGFVELLKRVNINFFVIDEAHCVSEWGHEFRADYRNLSLLKQTFPLISIAAFTATATHKVQDDIVKTLNLENPLQIRGKTLRDNLKINAQQRIGNGRNQLVDFISKYNAQCGIVYAFSRKDVESVAGFLKTKGFSVGAYHAGLPSKIRDKVYKDFIYEKIDIVVATIAFGMGIDKSNIRFVVHMSMPKTMENYYQEIGRAGRDGVKAQTLLLYTKSDDVKMRSFIDDIDNNEYKELLYNKLRKMYSYSNSSECRHKLIAQYFDDDSESCEDICDNCKRGEVEKIDITLLAQKLLSGIYRCDQRFGLIHIVDILRGSKGQKIFQFNHDKLSVYGIGSDTNKNDWNAVADRLFELDAMEIGEFRAVKLKNFGIKILQKKVLIEIDKHKMNIKTTSKKKEISTPLNNDIFESFRALRLEIATKNEIPAYIVFSDKTLIDFSQKLPQNKEEMLEVNGVGEVKYERYGEEFLALCKEII, from the coding sequence ATGAGCAAATTTGAAATACTAAAGAATACATTTGGACATGATAAATTTAGAGCTTCTCAAGAAGAGGCAATAGATGCTATCTTGTCAAAGAAAGATTTAATAACCATTTTACCAACCGGTGGTGGAAAATCTTTATGTTATCAGCTTCCATCTCTTATGATGGAGGGTGTGACTATTGTTATATCTCCCCTTATAGCTCTTATGCAAGACCAAGTGAATGCTCTTGTAAATAGTTCTATAAATGCACACATGATAAACTCCTCACAAAATTATGAAGAAATACAAGAGACAACTAAAAAGCTTTTAGCTGGTGAGATTAAACTTTTATATATCGCACCAGAGAGGTTTAGTGCAAATGGATTCGTAGAACTTTTAAAAAGAGTTAATATAAATTTTTTTGTTATTGATGAAGCTCATTGTGTTAGCGAGTGGGGGCATGAGTTTAGAGCAGACTATAGAAATCTATCTTTACTAAAGCAAACCTTTCCTTTAATTAGTATAGCTGCTTTTACAGCAACAGCCACTCATAAAGTCCAAGATGACATAGTAAAGACATTGAATCTTGAAAATCCACTACAAATTCGTGGTAAGACTCTTCGAGATAATTTAAAAATTAATGCCCAACAAAGAATTGGTAATGGACGAAATCAATTAGTAGATTTCATATCAAAGTACAATGCTCAATGTGGGATTGTTTACGCTTTTAGCAGAAAGGATGTAGAGAGCGTAGCAGGATTTTTAAAAACAAAAGGTTTTAGTGTTGGAGCCTATCACGCAGGTCTTCCAAGTAAAATACGAGATAAGGTGTATAAAGATTTTATATATGAAAAAATAGACATTGTAGTGGCTACAATTGCTTTTGGTATGGGAATAGATAAGAGTAATATTCGCTTTGTGGTTCATATGAGTATGCCTAAAACTATGGAGAACTACTATCAAGAGATAGGTCGTGCTGGTCGAGATGGAGTTAAGGCTCAAACACTTCTTTTATACACAAAATCTGATGATGTAAAGATGCGATCGTTTATAGATGATATTGACAATAATGAATATAAAGAGTTGCTATATAATAAACTTCGCAAGATGTATAGCTACTCTAATTCAAGTGAATGTAGACATAAATTGATTGCACAATATTTTGATGATGATAGTGAAAGCTGTGAAGATATTTGCGATAATTGCAAGCGAGGAGAGGTTGAAAAAATAGATATTACGCTACTTGCACAAAAATTACTATCTGGCATCTATAGATGTGATCAAAGATTTGGTTTAATACATATTGTTGATATATTAAGAGGCTCAAAAGGACAAAAGATTTTTCAGTTTAACCATGACAAACTCTCTGTTTATGGAATAGGAAGTGATACAAATAAAAATGACTGGAATGCAGTGGCTGATAGGCTTTTTGAGTTAGATGCAATGGAAATAGGGGAGTTTAGAGCTGTTAAGCTTAAAAACTTTGGTATAAAAATCTTACAAAAAAAAGTGCTAATAGAGATAGATAAACATAAAATGAATATAAAAACTACTTCTAAGAAAAAAGAGATATCAACCCCATTAAATAATGATATTTTTGAGAGCTTTAGAGCTTTAAGATTAGAAATAGCAACAAAAAATGAGATACCTGCATATATAGTTTTTTCAGATAAAACACTTATAGATTTTTCTCAAAAACTACCTCAAAATAAAGAAGAAATGTTAGAAGTAAATGGAGTGGGAGAGGTTAAGTATGAGAGATATGGGGAAGAGTTTTTAGCTCTTTGTAAAGAGATAATCTAA
- a CDS encoding efflux RND transporter permease subunit, protein MSEDYKSKNIAGHLAEAFLNNPLTMLFAISIILLGYITLNIAPREEDPQIEVSGGSIIIMIPGASPKAITNVVVKPLERRIREIKGVEHIYGTAMNNVGMINVQYFIGEDRESSNLKLYDKVMQNMDTLPKGIGMPLVKPFDIDIDIPVITVAFYQKDASKPSTLKQYHTVREIQQEINALNNVSKSTLKGMHKPQFNIQVDIDKLSSYHLSLGQIASSVKAIATNAPNINAPTSSNSIIVFGVKNAIEDIDDLKDLIIAQYMGSPIYLKNVAKIEYGYDVQHFQNSLIAQRDNNSSFDSPVQQVTLTVSKLKGTNAVYVAQDVIDLLDERSEFFNQEGIGYIITRNYGERANEAVGELMHHLVITIGIIGLILIPFLGWRESLVVSIAVPMILAATLFIAYMTDQTINRITLFAFLLSLGLIVDDAIIVIENIHRRMHLKETQDHSFDRIIVEATDEIGPSTNIATIAIILTMVPMGFVGGMMGQFMKPIPLNVPVALAVSLFVAYVFTPFLAKKMIKRAKGTH, encoded by the coding sequence GTGTCTGAGGATTATAAAAGCAAAAATATAGCAGGACACTTAGCCGAAGCATTTTTGAATAATCCGCTAACTATGCTGTTTGCAATTTCGATTATCCTTCTTGGATATATCACCTTAAATATTGCACCAAGAGAAGAGGATCCACAAATAGAAGTAAGCGGTGGTTCAATTATTATTATGATACCAGGAGCATCTCCAAAAGCTATAACGAATGTTGTTGTAAAACCACTTGAGAGAAGGATACGAGAGATTAAAGGGGTAGAGCATATTTATGGCACTGCCATGAATAATGTCGGTATGATAAATGTACAATATTTCATAGGCGAAGATAGAGAATCCTCAAATTTAAAGCTGTATGATAAAGTAATGCAAAATATGGATACTTTACCAAAAGGCATAGGAATGCCATTGGTAAAACCTTTTGATATAGATATTGATATTCCTGTTATTACTGTTGCTTTTTATCAAAAAGACGCATCTAAACCAAGCACTTTAAAACAATATCATACAGTAAGAGAAATTCAACAAGAGATAAATGCACTAAACAATGTATCTAAAAGTACTCTAAAGGGTATGCATAAACCACAGTTTAATATACAAGTAGATATAGATAAGTTATCTTCTTATCATCTTTCTTTAGGTCAAATAGCAAGTTCTGTAAAAGCTATTGCAACAAATGCACCAAATATCAATGCTCCTACAAGTAGTAATTCTATAATTGTTTTTGGTGTTAAAAATGCAATAGAAGATATAGATGATTTGAAAGATTTAATAATTGCACAATACATGGGTTCCCCAATTTATCTTAAAAATGTTGCAAAGATTGAGTATGGTTATGATGTACAACATTTTCAAAATTCTCTTATTGCACAAAGAGATAACAACTCTTCTTTTGATAGTCCAGTTCAACAAGTTACATTAACTGTATCAAAGTTAAAAGGTACAAATGCTGTTTATGTTGCCCAAGATGTTATAGATTTACTAGATGAAAGAAGTGAGTTTTTCAATCAAGAAGGCATAGGTTATATTATTACTAGAAACTATGGAGAAAGAGCAAATGAAGCTGTTGGTGAACTTATGCATCATCTTGTAATTACTATTGGAATTATTGGTCTTATTCTTATTCCTTTTCTTGGATGGAGAGAGTCTTTAGTTGTATCTATTGCAGTTCCTATGATTTTAGCCGCAACACTTTTTATAGCTTATATGACAGATCAAACTATAAATAGAATTACACTTTTCGCATTTTTACTTAGTCTAGGGCTTATTGTAGATGATGCAATTATTGTTATTGAAAACATACATAGAAGAATGCATCTAAAAGAAACACAAGATCATAGTTTTGATCGCATCATCGTTGAAGCAACAGATGAAATAGGACCATCTACAAACATCGCTACAATAGCAATCATTTTGACGATGGTTCCTATGGGGTTTGTAGGTGGAATGATGGGTCAGTTTATGAAACCTATACCATTAAATGTTCCAGTTGCTTTAGCAGTTTCACTTTTTGTAGCTTATGTGTTTACTCCATTTTTAGCAAAGAAGATGATTAAACGCGCGAAAGGAACGCATTAA